A single genomic interval of Lewinellaceae bacterium harbors:
- a CDS encoding GNAT family N-acetyltransferase, whose protein sequence is MKKVEAFISFATPQETFWKHYDTLWQNSNPKSVFYIPALVRFFMDKYSGNTATYQFWQDNELLGVGFFRKEKRAFHFLSDVRSDLNFFVMSSQLRPYDLELFFNDFFHQVKTKRWNLMLNKVPAWVRQYDMMKLAAQMQSSYMNSYHYALSPYISDDSPENLFDRMEISKNVQYKSRRLSRNYPTHFEILTGTEDMQNWVDDFIRMHMERWDQTDTPSKYHNKEERNLLLECLQIWAQEGVLVRAALVVEKQRIATNFGLLQGDTFVGQGQGYMMSFYKHSPGKVLFTYLIEWMKNNGIRCLDFGDGDDPYKYEFPVSDRKLERIQIANRLSIWFIISAFLQKELKRRPRLKNIFLHQLKPLLNRATHLIN, encoded by the coding sequence ATGAAAAAAGTTGAAGCCTTTATAAGCTTTGCAACACCTCAGGAAACCTTTTGGAAACATTACGACACTTTATGGCAGAACAGTAACCCCAAATCGGTATTCTACATTCCGGCACTTGTTCGATTTTTTATGGACAAATATTCCGGAAATACAGCTACATACCAATTTTGGCAAGACAATGAGTTACTGGGTGTTGGGTTTTTCAGGAAGGAAAAAAGAGCGTTTCACTTTTTATCTGATGTTCGGTCGGATTTGAATTTCTTTGTCATGTCGTCGCAATTGCGACCCTATGACCTGGAATTGTTTTTTAATGACTTCTTTCATCAGGTTAAAACCAAAAGGTGGAACCTCATGCTTAATAAGGTTCCGGCATGGGTCAGGCAGTACGACATGATGAAACTGGCAGCCCAGATGCAGAGCAGCTATATGAATAGCTATCATTACGCGTTATCACCCTACATATCGGACGATTCACCGGAAAACCTGTTTGACCGGATGGAAATCAGTAAAAATGTTCAATACAAATCGAGGCGTCTTAGCCGGAATTATCCTACTCATTTTGAAATTCTGACCGGAACTGAGGATATGCAAAATTGGGTCGATGATTTCATCCGTATGCACATGGAACGCTGGGATCAGACCGATACGCCTTCAAAATATCACAACAAGGAAGAGCGGAATCTGCTTCTGGAATGCCTGCAAATATGGGCCCAGGAGGGTGTGTTGGTACGTGCAGCTCTGGTGGTAGAAAAACAGCGTATCGCTACTAATTTTGGATTGTTACAGGGAGATACCTTTGTGGGTCAGGGGCAAGGCTACATGATGAGTTTTTATAAACACAGCCCCGGTAAAGTACTTTTTACCTACCTGATTGAATGGATGAAAAACAATGGAATTCGTTGTCTCGATTTTGGTGATGGCGATGATCCCTATAAATATGAATTTCCCGTTTCAGACCGTAAACTGGAACGTATACAAATAGCCAACCGGTTGAGCATCTGGTTTATTATTTCGGCTTTTTTACAAAAGGAGTTAAAAAGGAGACCGAGATTAAAAAACATCTTTTTACACCAGTTGAAGCCGCTATTAAACCGAGCAACCCACCTGATAAATTGA
- a CDS encoding polysaccharide deacetylase family protein, whose protein sequence is MMYRLLKFMRRSFATQFYQKYQTIDLKAPIVSFTFDDSYGCTFDHAGDLLWQREFHGTFYVSFKFLGLKSQPNFQLAQLKRIVNQGHEIGCHTYGHIDLSQISRAKAIQDIEYNQHRLSQLFPGMKFQNFSFPFGSETYPLKKFVGKQFLSARGNRPGLNFGNVDMANLKSIKLYEQKYSIKDIEHKLDMALHHNAWIIFHTHDVQKEYTQYGCSPEYFDQVLKSCEIRSMAVRSIDEAQTLLYKPIQKLHFAQVGS, encoded by the coding sequence ATGATGTACCGATTGCTGAAATTTATGCGTAGAAGCTTTGCCACGCAGTTTTACCAAAAATACCAAACCATAGATCTGAAAGCGCCTATCGTATCTTTCACATTCGATGATTCCTATGGGTGTACTTTTGATCATGCCGGCGATCTGTTATGGCAAAGGGAATTTCATGGTACATTTTACGTTTCATTTAAATTCCTGGGTTTAAAATCACAACCGAATTTCCAGTTGGCCCAATTAAAGCGAATTGTTAACCAGGGTCATGAGATAGGCTGTCACACTTACGGTCATATCGATCTGAGTCAGATAAGCAGGGCAAAGGCAATTCAGGATATTGAATACAACCAGCACCGGCTCAGTCAATTATTTCCAGGAATGAAATTTCAGAATTTTTCATTTCCATTTGGGTCGGAAACCTATCCGCTTAAAAAATTCGTGGGTAAACAGTTTTTATCTGCCAGAGGAAACAGGCCAGGTCTCAACTTTGGAAATGTGGATATGGCAAACCTGAAATCCATAAAGCTGTACGAGCAAAAATACAGTATAAAGGATATTGAACATAAATTGGATATGGCCTTGCATCACAATGCATGGATCATATTCCACACCCATGATGTCCAGAAAGAATATACCCAATATGGGTGTTCACCTGAATATTTTGACCAGGTTCTCAAGTCTTGTGAAATTCGCTCGATGGCAGTACGATCGATCGATGAAGCTCAAACTTTACTGTATAAGCCAATTCAAAAGCTCCATTTCGCCCAGGTTGGTTCTTAG
- a CDS encoding sugar transferase translates to MATQQLTLPGLASYLTSNALADTATPIAPPAISTSTITTTDPSVLRRERTYRKALRQRVSENVLQFIEEYADLDMAWDMMLVETDVPINPMNVNPWFADYEAGTGCVVNLLRLNDMRHINKVLESINGILRPNGHIIGCVETASHRKQGFLARIPKPFKQVAYGFDYVINRVWPKMPQLKKLYFRLTKGKNRVISEMETYGRLMSCGYKILDTIHDNGLVYFAAKKVDEPAFNTHASYGPIISLKRMGKNGKPIHVYKFRTMYPFSEYLQKYIYEAYGLQSGGKFKSDPRINTVGKFLRKYWLDEIPMLINLLRGDIKLIGVRPVSSHYLSLYPEEARELRKNFKPGYIPPFYADLPKTFDEIVASEVKYLKSYERNPLRTDLMILVQSLYNIVIKQARSN, encoded by the coding sequence ATGGCAACTCAACAGTTGACTCTGCCTGGCCTTGCGAGTTATTTGACCTCCAATGCCTTGGCAGATACTGCCACTCCCATCGCACCTCCTGCGATCTCCACCTCCACGATCACCACGACCGATCCCAGTGTACTAAGGCGGGAAAGGACGTACCGGAAGGCGTTAAGACAACGGGTTTCCGAGAATGTCCTGCAATTCATCGAGGAATATGCCGATCTCGATATGGCATGGGATATGATGTTGGTTGAAACCGACGTCCCCATCAACCCGATGAATGTCAATCCATGGTTTGCCGATTATGAAGCAGGCACCGGATGTGTCGTCAATCTGCTGCGATTGAACGATATGCGGCACATTAATAAGGTGCTTGAATCCATCAACGGCATCCTGCGGCCTAACGGACACATAATCGGCTGTGTGGAGACCGCCAGTCACCGCAAACAAGGATTCCTGGCTCGGATTCCCAAACCCTTCAAACAGGTGGCCTATGGCTTCGACTACGTGATCAACCGGGTGTGGCCCAAAATGCCTCAATTGAAAAAGTTGTATTTCCGTTTGACCAAGGGAAAGAACCGGGTGATTTCTGAGATGGAGACGTACGGCCGGCTGATGTCTTGTGGGTACAAGATCCTGGACACCATCCACGACAACGGCCTGGTTTATTTCGCCGCCAAAAAAGTGGATGAGCCGGCATTCAACACCCACGCCAGTTATGGCCCCATCATCTCACTGAAGCGCATGGGTAAAAATGGAAAACCCATCCATGTCTATAAATTCCGGACGATGTATCCATTCTCCGAATACCTCCAGAAGTACATTTACGAAGCTTACGGGCTTCAATCCGGAGGCAAATTCAAGAGTGACCCGCGCATCAACACCGTCGGTAAATTCCTGCGCAAATACTGGCTGGACGAGATACCGATGTTGATCAACTTGTTGCGGGGAGACATTAAATTGATTGGCGTCCGGCCGGTGAGCAGTCATTACCTGAGCCTGTATCCGGAAGAAGCCAGAGAATTACGCAAGAACTTTAAGCCGGGATATATTCCTCCCTTTTATGCCGATTTACCAAAGACTTTTGACGAGATCGTTGCTTCCGAAGTGAAGTACCTGAAATCGTATGAACGGAATCCCTTGCGGACCGACCTCATGATTTTAGTCCAATCGCTGTACAATATTGTCATCAAGCAGGCCCGGAGCAATTGA
- a CDS encoding MBOAT family protein, which produces MLFNSVDFALFFPMVFLLFWLVANRGIFLRNTFLLGASYLFYGWWDWRFLMLILLSSIIDYLVGLKLGNVSTSGKRKLLVAISVASNLGLLAFFKYYNFFADSFVEAFSFFGRDIQVSTLNIILPVGISFYTFQTMSYTLDIYRKKLKPVKDPVAFLAFVSFFPQLVAGPIERASNLLPQFLEIRHFDEAKASAGFKQIVWGLFMKTAIADRLGLYVAAVYGNVDHHNGMTFVVATFFFAIQIYCDFAGYSLIAIGCAKTLGFDLMDNFNRPYFASSFKDFWSRWHISLSTWFRDYVYIPLGGSRKSNGRTYANLFTTFVISGLWHGANWTFIIWGALHGFFQTVEKALQNAHWLRLPKAMSMIIVFALTCFAWIFFRAGSVHEAFQIIQLIFLHPGQGLYTGDLGIFSFALLAVIFLLVSEWMAEFRPDWTLLYHRSYAVRVFSTSFLILYMAGLGVFDNSQFIYFQF; this is translated from the coding sequence ATGCTTTTTAATTCCGTTGATTTTGCGTTGTTTTTCCCGATGGTGTTCTTGTTATTTTGGCTCGTGGCCAACCGTGGGATTTTCTTGCGCAATACATTTTTATTGGGTGCCAGCTATTTGTTCTACGGATGGTGGGACTGGCGATTCCTGATGTTAATCCTGCTCAGTTCGATCATCGATTACCTGGTAGGATTAAAGTTGGGCAATGTAAGTACATCTGGTAAAAGAAAATTATTGGTTGCAATAAGTGTGGCAAGCAATTTAGGCTTGCTGGCATTTTTTAAATACTACAATTTTTTTGCAGACAGTTTTGTCGAAGCCTTTTCATTTTTTGGAAGGGATATCCAGGTTAGCACGTTAAATATCATTTTACCGGTGGGCATCAGTTTTTATACTTTCCAGACCATGAGCTACACACTCGATATTTACCGTAAAAAGCTAAAACCCGTCAAGGACCCGGTTGCCTTTCTGGCTTTTGTTAGTTTTTTTCCTCAGCTGGTTGCAGGTCCTATTGAACGGGCTTCTAATTTATTGCCTCAGTTTCTGGAGATCAGGCATTTTGATGAAGCAAAGGCGTCAGCAGGTTTCAAGCAGATCGTGTGGGGTTTGTTCATGAAGACGGCTATTGCTGATCGCCTGGGGCTTTATGTCGCAGCGGTTTACGGCAATGTGGATCACCACAATGGGATGACCTTTGTGGTTGCGACGTTTTTTTTTGCCATTCAGATCTATTGTGATTTTGCCGGCTATTCACTGATAGCTATCGGATGTGCCAAAACTCTGGGGTTTGATTTAATGGACAACTTTAATCGCCCATATTTTGCCAGCTCCTTTAAGGATTTTTGGAGCCGGTGGCACATTTCGTTATCCACCTGGTTCAGGGATTATGTTTACATCCCATTAGGTGGCAGCCGGAAGTCCAATGGACGAACTTATGCTAATCTTTTTACCACGTTTGTCATCAGCGGCCTCTGGCACGGTGCAAACTGGACGTTTATAATTTGGGGCGCGTTGCATGGGTTTTTTCAAACAGTTGAGAAGGCCCTGCAAAACGCGCATTGGTTGCGGCTCCCTAAAGCCATGTCCATGATTATTGTATTTGCTCTTACATGCTTTGCCTGGATCTTTTTCAGAGCTGGCAGTGTCCATGAAGCATTTCAAATTATTCAGCTGATATTCCTTCACCCTGGTCAGGGCTTATACACCGGTGATCTTGGCATATTCAGTTTTGCGCTCCTGGCAGTGATATTTCTGCTGGTGAGCGAATGGATGGCGGAATTTCGCCCGGACTGGACTTTGTTGTACCATCGTTCTTATGCGGTGCGGGTATTTAGTACCAGTTTTTTAATCCTTTATATGGCGGGACTGGGCGTATTTGATAACAGTCAATTCATCTATTTTCAATTTTGA
- a CDS encoding glycosyltransferase — MKVLFICSGNATFNTLSPFIKAQAESLESDGVVVDFFYIRGKGIRNYLKNVPILRKEIKSNNYDLLHAHYALCGWVAVLTLTRLPIILSLMGSDVFGDINEKGKRKFKSNLFVLLTRFVQPFVDVVIVKSAGMRAKVVKRKEVYAIPNGIRMDKFRPLNYDARTKLGLDPNKQYVLFLANPEDPNKNIQLVQNAVQLLDRPDLEFINIYKVSHETIVDYLNAVDVFTLCSYSEGSPNVVKEAMSCNCPMVVTPAGDAPWVIGDTPGCYVGPYDAEGYSEKLAEALKYAETQGRTKGRARIYDLGLDGKHVAQQLESIYVHVISEDGSEEMAQQREPISMS; from the coding sequence ATGAAGGTTTTATTTATTTGCAGTGGGAATGCTACTTTCAATACTCTATCACCATTTATTAAGGCCCAGGCCGAATCGCTTGAATCGGATGGCGTGGTGGTTGATTTTTTCTACATCAGGGGCAAAGGAATTCGAAATTATTTAAAAAATGTTCCAATCCTGAGGAAGGAAATAAAATCAAATAATTACGATCTGTTACACGCTCATTATGCCCTTTGCGGATGGGTTGCTGTACTCACATTGACCAGGTTGCCGATTATTTTGTCCCTGATGGGTAGCGATGTATTCGGTGACATCAATGAAAAAGGCAAACGAAAATTCAAAAGCAATTTATTCGTGCTGCTTACCCGGTTCGTTCAGCCTTTTGTGGATGTTGTTATCGTAAAATCAGCGGGAATGCGTGCCAAAGTAGTCAAGAGGAAAGAAGTATACGCGATTCCCAATGGCATTCGCATGGATAAGTTCAGACCATTGAATTATGACGCGCGTACAAAATTGGGACTGGATCCAAATAAGCAGTATGTATTATTTCTCGCTAATCCGGAAGACCCCAATAAGAACATCCAGCTTGTTCAGAATGCCGTTCAATTGCTGGACCGCCCGGATCTGGAGTTCATCAATATTTACAAAGTTTCACACGAAACGATTGTGGATTACCTCAATGCAGTGGATGTATTCACGCTATGTTCCTACAGTGAGGGATCTCCCAATGTAGTGAAAGAGGCAATGAGTTGTAACTGTCCTATGGTAGTAACCCCGGCAGGGGACGCACCCTGGGTTATTGGTGATACTCCCGGGTGTTATGTAGGCCCGTATGACGCTGAAGGATATAGTGAGAAGCTGGCGGAAGCGCTGAAATATGCTGAGACCCAGGGCCGGACAAAAGGAAGAGCCCGTATTTATGATTTGGGCCTGGATGGAAAACACGTGGCACAACAGCTTGAATCGATTTACGTCCATGTAATTTCTGAAGACGGATCAGAGGAAATGGCTCAGCAGCGGGAACCTATTTCAATGTCATGA
- a CDS encoding polysaccharide deacetylase family protein — translation MMTQFLYKILRFSGLPIIFREWIQRNKVTILMLHDIDPESARKSFAYLKSRYNFYSLKAYSDALRSGKGDTIPEKALIVTFDDGHKGNFKLLPLLKQYNIPATIFLCAGVVDTNRHYWFKHDYAQKLPNGIKHLKNSERLSLLEKYGYSSVQEYPVRHAMRSNEIKAMQEVVDFQAHTVFHPCLPTCSEKEEIAEIRESKHMLEEKFDLDVYAIAYPNGDYSDRTVEISRSSGYQCGVTVDYGYNTLASDPFRLKRLSINDTGDLNELIVKASGLWGFLKTRNGKKNGYTPAIVH, via the coding sequence ATGATGACACAATTCCTGTATAAAATTTTACGCTTTTCCGGATTGCCAATCATCTTTAGGGAATGGATTCAACGGAATAAGGTGACCATCCTGATGTTGCACGACATCGATCCGGAGAGTGCTCGAAAAAGTTTTGCATATCTGAAAAGCAGGTATAATTTTTATTCGTTGAAAGCCTACAGCGATGCATTAAGAAGTGGCAAGGGAGATACCATACCCGAAAAAGCATTGATTGTAACATTTGATGACGGGCATAAGGGTAATTTTAAATTACTCCCGCTTTTAAAGCAATACAATATTCCGGCTACCATATTTCTATGTGCTGGGGTTGTGGATACCAACCGACATTATTGGTTTAAACACGACTATGCTCAGAAGCTTCCGAATGGAATAAAACACCTGAAAAACAGTGAGCGGCTTTCCCTGCTGGAGAAGTATGGTTATTCCAGTGTACAGGAATATCCTGTGAGGCACGCCATGCGCAGTAATGAGATCAAAGCCATGCAGGAAGTGGTTGACTTTCAGGCGCATACAGTATTTCATCCCTGCCTGCCCACTTGCTCTGAAAAAGAGGAGATAGCAGAGATCCGGGAGAGTAAGCATATGCTTGAAGAGAAATTTGATCTGGACGTGTATGCGATAGCCTATCCCAATGGTGATTATTCTGACCGCACTGTTGAGATCAGCCGTAGTTCCGGCTATCAATGCGGAGTCACCGTGGACTACGGATATAATACCCTCGCATCTGATCCTTTCCGTCTAAAACGGTTGAGCATCAATGACACGGGTGATCTCAATGAATTAATTGTCAAAGCCTCGGGATTATGGGGTTTTCTAAAAACTAGAAATGGAAAAAAGAATGGATATACTCCAGCTATCGTGCATTGA
- a CDS encoding GNAT family N-acetyltransferase gives MEKRMDILQLSCIEELNEHPSNAALKTFIEGHPESNFFQGVNYFAFSQNIPESKPVLLFAQEGGRVVGSLLGTIQSNGNGLKSWLSRRIIVWGGPLVADDKPQALTGLLEELHRFAAGKSLFIEFRNAFDTTSWQENFIGAGYEYRPHLNYLVRTDSLDLVKQRMSKSRWRQIQSSLRNGAEIVEPESEQDVLAFYQILLKLYEEKVKKPLYAAEFFLKFWKSDAGKIFLVKKDGEVLGGIVCPIHQNRIIYEWYVCGEDGKEKGISPSVLATWAPIDYAIRNGMDHFDFMGAGQPDQAYSVRDFKERFGGDQVCFGRYHLIVNKALYQVGKLGLRVYQKVM, from the coding sequence ATGGAAAAAAGAATGGATATACTCCAGCTATCGTGCATTGAAGAATTGAATGAGCATCCTTCAAATGCTGCTTTGAAGACGTTCATTGAAGGACATCCGGAAAGTAATTTTTTCCAGGGGGTGAATTATTTTGCCTTTTCCCAGAATATACCGGAGTCGAAACCGGTGTTACTTTTTGCGCAGGAAGGCGGTCGGGTAGTGGGTTCATTGCTGGGAACCATACAATCCAATGGAAATGGTCTGAAGTCCTGGTTGTCCCGGCGCATCATCGTATGGGGTGGTCCATTGGTAGCTGATGACAAGCCACAGGCATTGACTGGATTACTGGAAGAATTGCATCGTTTTGCGGCCGGTAAATCCTTGTTCATTGAATTCCGAAATGCTTTCGATACGACTTCCTGGCAGGAGAATTTTATCGGAGCAGGATATGAATACAGGCCACACCTGAATTACCTGGTCAGGACTGATTCGCTGGATCTGGTCAAGCAAAGAATGAGTAAAAGCCGTTGGCGTCAGATACAATCTTCTTTACGAAATGGCGCAGAAATCGTTGAGCCGGAATCTGAACAGGATGTTCTGGCATTTTATCAGATCCTGCTTAAACTGTATGAAGAAAAAGTAAAAAAGCCATTGTATGCAGCGGAGTTTTTCCTGAAATTCTGGAAGTCCGATGCTGGCAAGATCTTTTTGGTGAAAAAGGACGGTGAAGTCCTGGGAGGTATCGTCTGTCCGATTCATCAGAACCGCATCATTTATGAATGGTACGTGTGTGGAGAAGATGGTAAAGAGAAAGGAATTTCACCCAGTGTGTTAGCCACCTGGGCACCGATCGATTATGCCATCCGGAACGGTATGGACCATTTCGATTTCATGGGTGCCGGTCAGCCGGATCAAGCCTACTCCGTAAGAGATTTTAAAGAACGTTTTGGTGGTGATCAGGTCTGCTTTGGCCGTTATCACCTGATTGTAAATAAAGCCCTCTATCAAGTTGGTAAACTAGGCCTTAGGGTCTATCAAAAAGTAATGTAA
- a CDS encoding DUF354 domain-containing protein codes for MRVLFDIGHPGHVHLFKNLAYKLIDEGSEVLFTTRDKEFELLLLKAAGLPFISLGPHYKSMTGKIWGLIKYDLKLWAVARKFKPDLLVSHGSIYAAHAAFLLGKKHMAMEDTGNMEQIRIYKPFTDVIISPNVLPAQLGPKQIRYNGFHELAYLRPEYFTPDPSVYEWLGLEEGEPFGIVRFVSWNATHDIGQHGLTGKDKSELVAKLNKKMKVFISSEAKLPKELESYKFRIAPERLHHALYYASIVVSEGSTIASEAGVLGTPAIYINSNPMSYCQEQERYGMIYNTPESKKVLSFVDTILNLPREHFRIRREKMLAEKTDVTAYLFDYIHQHYGKEEAARQIVKPAAAVSK; via the coding sequence ATGCGTGTATTATTTGACATCGGACATCCAGGTCATGTGCACCTGTTCAAAAATCTGGCCTATAAACTCATCGATGAAGGAAGTGAAGTCTTATTCACCACCCGGGATAAAGAGTTTGAATTGCTGTTGCTTAAAGCAGCCGGACTGCCCTTCATTTCCCTGGGGCCCCATTACAAATCGATGACCGGAAAGATCTGGGGTTTGATCAAATATGATCTGAAACTCTGGGCTGTGGCCAGGAAATTCAAACCGGATTTGCTGGTAAGCCATGGTTCGATCTACGCTGCCCATGCCGCATTTCTGCTTGGGAAAAAGCATATGGCCATGGAGGATACCGGAAATATGGAGCAGATCCGTATTTATAAACCATTTACGGATGTCATCATCTCACCGAATGTGCTGCCGGCTCAACTAGGGCCCAAGCAGATCCGTTACAATGGGTTTCATGAATTAGCCTATCTGAGGCCGGAATATTTCACGCCTGATCCCTCTGTCTATGAATGGCTGGGTTTGGAGGAAGGTGAACCTTTCGGGATCGTGCGATTTGTCTCCTGGAATGCCACCCATGACATTGGACAGCATGGCCTTACCGGAAAAGATAAATCCGAACTGGTGGCCAAGCTGAATAAAAAAATGAAAGTTTTCATTTCATCGGAGGCTAAATTGCCCAAAGAACTGGAATCGTATAAGTTCAGGATTGCACCAGAAAGATTGCATCATGCACTCTATTATGCATCCATTGTGGTCAGTGAAGGTTCCACGATTGCTTCAGAAGCAGGTGTACTGGGTACTCCCGCCATTTATATCAACTCAAATCCGATGAGCTATTGCCAGGAACAGGAAAGGTACGGGATGATCTACAACACGCCCGAATCTAAAAAAGTCCTTTCGTTTGTGGACACCATTCTGAACCTGCCGAGAGAACATTTCCGCATCCGCCGGGAGAAAATGCTGGCAGAAAAAACGGACGTGACGGCCTATCTGTTTGACTACATCCACCAACATTATGGAAAAGAAGAGGCAGCAAGACAAATTGTTAAGCCTGCTGCCGCGGTAAGTAAATAA
- a CDS encoding GNAT family N-acetyltransferase, which yields MQAQLISINPLINNFVSFHFDEKPDSSFWDSYDNLWWSSKNRSPFQAPAYMASLANQFMGNLAVFKMEKRNHLLGAVLFRKEEDVYHLLSDVRSDHNYFIIHEACTDCEIREFYQNLFRHLRKLRSQIFLKNIPSWTRDVDILLHEIKHSKMPRYLSKQKVCMVLNVNQPEEVSKFLLESKDIRERERKLIRHHHPVFEILTGEEDLETWLDGYFELHRLRWDPTDTPSKYNDEEQREMMRRAMHAWIDDGVVVRFSIRIGTHRIAYSICLLHGKTLIHHTTAFDMDFKKYSPGRVLLLTMAKWMKDHGYLVLDFGEGGESYKQSLTNQTLPLYSIRLSPPEKIGFIIKARLMDDLKNVIQHLGLAGYTKKMLTFIKTSS from the coding sequence ATGCAAGCACAACTTATTAGTATTAACCCTCTGATAAATAATTTTGTCTCTTTTCATTTTGACGAAAAACCGGATTCCAGTTTTTGGGATTCCTACGATAACCTGTGGTGGTCTAGTAAGAACCGGTCGCCATTTCAGGCGCCGGCTTATATGGCTTCTCTGGCCAATCAGTTTATGGGCAACCTGGCGGTTTTTAAAATGGAAAAGCGCAATCACCTCCTGGGAGCTGTCCTGTTTCGAAAAGAAGAAGATGTTTATCATTTACTGAGTGATGTACGATCTGATCACAATTATTTCATTATTCACGAAGCATGTACAGATTGTGAAATCAGGGAATTCTACCAGAATTTATTTCGTCACCTCAGGAAATTAAGGAGCCAGATATTTCTGAAAAACATTCCTTCCTGGACAAGGGATGTGGATATTTTACTTCATGAAATAAAACATTCAAAAATGCCGCGGTACCTGTCTAAACAGAAGGTATGCATGGTGTTGAATGTAAACCAGCCGGAGGAGGTAAGTAAATTCCTGTTGGAATCAAAGGATATTCGTGAACGCGAGCGAAAGTTAATCCGGCATCATCATCCGGTGTTCGAGATATTGACCGGAGAAGAGGATCTTGAAACCTGGCTGGATGGTTATTTTGAGCTACACCGTCTGCGCTGGGATCCCACGGATACTCCGTCAAAATACAATGATGAAGAACAGCGGGAAATGATGAGAAGAGCTATGCATGCCTGGATTGATGATGGCGTTGTTGTTCGGTTCTCAATCCGGATTGGTACCCATCGCATTGCTTACTCGATATGCCTGCTCCACGGAAAGACGTTGATCCATCATACTACGGCCTTTGATATGGACTTTAAGAAATACAGTCCAGGTAGAGTACTTCTGCTAACGATGGCAAAATGGATGAAGGACCATGGATATCTGGTTCTAGATTTTGGAGAGGGTGGGGAATCCTATAAACAATCTCTGACGAACCAAACTCTACCCCTATACAGCATACGGCTGTCCCCACCGGAAAAAATAGGCTTTATTATTAAAGCCAGATTAATGGACGATCTAAAAAATGTAATTCAGCATTTAGGCCTGGCCGGTTACACAAAAAAAATGCTGACTTTTATAAAGACATCCTCATGA